One genomic region from Athalia rosae chromosome 3, iyAthRosa1.1, whole genome shotgun sequence encodes:
- the LOC105686607 gene encoding CD109 antigen isoform X1 yields MWWLTFAICLACAYGQVPDNVDPNRGTWNRYNENQDRDRDQNLGFGYRNSGGQNDNVIIKEANDTYDIKFSNAYRESSSRIPDPMTYFVVSSRMVRPDQIYRVAVNVLSSPLPLTIRSSIQWNGIEIAAAHEDVKEGIPETLMMRIPPTSITGDYRLRVEGLYNSLSGGQAFLNETKLTFSQRSMTIFIQLDKPVYMQGQTVRFRTIPINTELRTFNDPVDVYMLDPKGRIMRRWLSRQSNLGTVSLTYQLSDQPVFGEWKIQIIAQGQIEEKNFLVEEYYQTRFEVNVTMPAFFFDNDQYLHGIINANFTSGAPVRGNLTLKASFRPIDRLHSTSVQNEIPDKYFNFDEYYPAWFNKPDKFQYDRIPVLRFFNGTYNFKYPMQELLQYAPSLDRMEVTVTATVGERFLEEIITGYSTARIYNSSIKIHFFGGSPQVFKPPMPFHLNIVASFHDDSPLRQTQLTNARMEVRSDIEMRGGGRRSIDTQYLRPSAYSDAIWSMKIDLKSQLGLDDSPQRAQQVLNDVASMKIYAYLVDGEGYRAQSELLLLAHESPNHKQIKVSTSTENAKVGEYIILHVQTNYYIDYFNYIIMSKGTILLNDQESMQDNIRTLAIPLSPDMAPVATAVVYHVGRYGEVIADSLTFPVNGISRNNFTLFINNKKARTGENVEIAIYGEPGAYVGLSGIDRSFYTMQAGNELTYANVISKMAHFGEETNGTHFHSWLSHGGDPDEQVYFPSSTYGIDVNRTFEYIGLVVFTDAVIYRRPENCNRTQGFAECLTGRCYRIEKKCDGVLDCEDGTDEALCTQGNATELANFRKWRFNRIQRQYENVWLWKDINIGPHGRQIFNIDVPKRPVHWMVTAFSMSPTIGFGMLPKAIEYIGVLPFYINVEMPSNSKQGEQVGIRVSVFNYMKQHIEAIVVLADSKDYKFVHVEANGIVQSYRPRTSFGEHQFFIWIPAQDASVVYLPIVPTRLGDIKVHIYATTLIGRDQVTRTLHVEPDGLPQHRHQSILLDLSNRAYVFQYMHVNITETPIIPYDEDRYYIFGSNKAIISIVGDVVGPIFPTMPVNATSLIGLPMDSAEQNMFSFAANMYTTLHMRLLNQRNRTQEKDSFYYMNIGYQRQLSFMQMDGSFSLFRSDWNQSASSVWLTAYCARIFQEARFYEWENYLYIDPDVIAQSVSWILRHQTPEGSFYEITWLPDRKMNSSLNYFDDPIRHRNISLTAHCLITLETVKDLTGGLGAQVSVAAVNAVRWLERNLGLLDRSGKPYEVAIVAYALLLAKASSAEYAFDILARMARREDGLTYWGREVVPLPPQKLENQKPFSLPRLPYAYDSENIETTAYALLVHVARQEVMTEPIVKWLNAQRLTDGGWASTQDTAWAMKALMDYTVRSRIRDVSSLQVTVEATALPGKTKTLYVNNKNLARLQTIEIPEAWGTVKVQAKGAGYAILQMSVQYNVDIKKFQTQPPVRAFDLVTRANFHGRNQSHITYTSCQKWTNTNESSRSGMAVLDVTIPTGYIIQQQNLDRYILSRQVRLLQRARFQEKKVLFYFDYLDEEETCVNFTIERWYPVANMSRYLPIRVYDYYAPERFNETIFDSLPTYILNICEVCGSSQCPYCHIYNGAILLATPTGFVLMLSLVVTITRYFRTQQFNVG; encoded by the exons ATGTGGTGGCTAACATTTGCGATATGCTTAGCCTGTGCGTATGGGCAAGTACCTGATAATGTGGATCCAAATCGTGGCACATGGAACAGGTACAATGAAAATCAAGACCGAGATCGAGACCAGAATCTCGGTTTTGGATACAGAAATAGCGGTGGCCAGAATGACAATGTCATAATTAAAGAAGC gAATGATACTTACgatattaaattttccaaTGCATATCGAGAATCCTCGAGTCGGATACCAGACCCTAT gaCTTATTTCGTCGTTTCTTCACGCATGGTGCGCCCTGACCAAATATATCGAGTGGCCGTCAACGTGCTGTCAAGTCCGTTGCCTTTAACCATACGATCATCCATACAGTGGAACGGTATCGAAATAGCAGCTGCTCACGAAGATGTCAAAGAAGGAATACCAGAAACTTTGATGATGCGAATTCCACCGACATCGATCACAGGAGATTATAGACTTCGGGTTGAGGGATTGTACAACTCACTAAGCGGAGGTCAAGCTTTTcttaatgaaacaaaattgacATTCAGTCAGAGATCTATGACGATTTTCATACAACTCGATAAGCCTGTATACATGCAAGGACAAACCGTGAGATTTAGAACTATTCCCATCAATACAGAACTACGAACATTCAATGATCCCGTTGACGTATACATGCTTGATCCAAAGGGAAGAATAATGAGAAGATGGCTCAGTCGACAAAGTAACTTAGGGACTGTTTCCTTGACATATCAACTCTCCGATCAACCCGTATTTGGGGAATGGAAGATCCAGATCATAGCGCAGGGGCAGATAGAGGAGAAGAACTTTTTGGTTGAAGAATATTATCAAACGCGATTCGAAGTTAACGTGACAATGCCGGCATTCTTTTTCGACAATGATCAGTACCTTCATGGTATAATTAATGCTAATTTTACATCTGGAGCTCCGGTCAGAGGGAATCTCACATTAAAAGCAAGTTTTCGACCCATCGACAGATTGCATTCAACTTCGGTGCAAAATGAAATACCTGACAAATACTTTAACTTTGACGAATATTATCCGGCCTGGTTCAATAAACCGGACAAATTCCAGTATGACAGAATACCTGTCCTAAGATTTTTCAACGGCACTTATAACTTCAAGTACCCGATGCAAGAACTGCTTCAGTATGCTCCTTCTTTGGACAGGATGGAGGTTACAGTCACAGCAACCGTGGGAGAAAGATTCTTGGAAGAAATAATCACGGGATATTCTACAGCTAGGATTTACAACTCCAGCataaaaattcacttttttgGAGGTTCGCCGCAAGTTTTTAAACCACCCATGCCTTTCCATTTGAATATAGTTGCGTCCTTCCATGACGATTCACCTTTGAGACAAACTCAGCTGACAAATGCTAGAATGGAAGTGAGATCAGATATTGAAATGCGTGGAGGGGGCCGACGATCCATTGACACGCAATATTTGAGACCCAGTGCGTACAGCGATGCCATAtggtcgatgaaaattgatctcAAAAGCCAATTGGGACTCGACGATAGTCCGCAGAGAGCACAACAAGTGTTGAATGATGTTGcttcaatgaaaatatacgCTTACTTAGTCGATGGGGAAGGTTATAGAGCCCAGAGTGAATTGCTATTACTCGCTCACGAATCTCCAAATCATAAGCAAATCAAGGTCTCCACGTCAACAGAAAACGCCAAAGTCGGGGAGTACATCATCCTACACGTACAGACTAATTATTACATCGACTATTTCAACTACATCATAATGTCTAAAGGAACAATTTTACTCAACGATCAAGAGAGTATGCAAGATAATATTAGGACTCTGGCGATACCACTGAGTCCGGATATGGCTCCGGTAGCCACAGCTGTAGTTTATCACGTGGGACGTTACGGAGAAGTCATTGCCGACTCCTTGACGTTTCCCGTCAATGGTATTTCCAGGAACAATTTCACTCTGTTCATAAACAACAAGAAGGCAAGGACGGGTGAAAACGTTGAGATCGCAATTTACGGAGAGCCCGGAGCTTACGTTGGTTTATCTGGTATCGACAGATCGTTTTATACGATGCAAGCTGGTAACGAGTTGACCTATGCCAATGTCATATCTAAGATGGCTCACTTTGGCGAAGAGACAAATGGCACTCACTTTCACTCGTGGTTGTCCCATGGAGGAGATCCTGATGAGCAGGTATATTTTCCATCATCGACTTACGGAATCGACGTTAACAGAACTTTCGAATATATTGGTTTGGTAGTCTTCACTGACGCTGTCATATACAGAAGACCCGAGAATTGTAACAGGACTCAAGGTTTTGCGGAATGCTTGACCGGCAGATGTTACAGGATAGAGAAAAAGTGTGACGGAGTATTGGACTGCGAAGATGGGACGGATGAAGCACTGTGTACTCAAGGAAATGCGACAGAGCTTGCCAACTTCAGAAAATGGAGATTCAACAGGATTCAAAGGCAGTACGAAAACGTCTGGCTATGGAAAGACATCAACATCGGACCTCATGGGAGGCAGATATTCAATATCGATGTACCCAAAAGGCCTGTCCATTGGATGGTCACAGCCTTCAGCATGAGCCCTACAATTGGATTTGGGATGTTGCCAAAGGCCATAGAATATATCGGAGTGTTGCCTTTTTACATCAACGTTGAAATGCCAAGTAACAGTAAACAAGGAGAACAGGTTGGAATTCGAGTTTCAGTTTTCAATTACATGAAACAGCACATCGAGGCAATTGTGGTGTTGGCGGATTCGAAGGATTATAAATTCGTGCATGTCGAAGCAAACGGTATCGTACAATCTTACAGGCCTAGAACCTCGTTCGGTGAACATCAATTCTTCATTTGGATACCTGCACAGGATGCTTCGGTTGTTTATTTACCGATAGTACCCACGAGACTAGGAGATATCAAGGTTCACATATACGCAACTACACTCATCGGCAGAGATCAAGTGACGCGCACTCTACACGTTGAGCCTGATGGTCTGCCTCAGCATCGACATCAGTCGATACTCCTTGACTTGAGTAATCGAGCATACGTTTTCCAGTACATGCATGTTAATATCACCGAAACACCGATTATACCTTACGACGAAGATCGTTACTATATATTTGGTTCGAACAAGGCAATAATAAGTATTGTCGGTGACGTGGTTGGTCCAATATTCCCCACAATGCCTGTAAATGCTACGAGTTTAATCGGCCTTCCTATGGACAGTGCGGAGCAAAACATGTTCAGTTTTGCTGCGAATATGTACACGACTCTCCATATGAGATTGTTGAATCAGCGTAATAGGACCCAAGAAAAGGACAGCTTTTACTACATGAACATCGGATATCAAAGACAATTATCATTCATGCAAATGGACGGATCGTTCAGTTTGTTCAGAAGCGACTGGAATCAATCAGCTTCGAGCGTTTGGTTGACAGCTTACTGCGCTAGGATATTCCAAGAGGCGCGATTTTATGAATGGGAAAATTATCTGTACATCGATCCAGATGTAATTGCGCAATCGGTTTCATGGATACTGCGGCATCAAACGCCAGAGGGTTCCTTCTACGAAATAACATGGCTGCCTGATCGCAAGATGAACAGCTCTCTCAATTATTTCGACGATCCCATCCGACATAGAAACATATCGCTGACTGCCCATTGTTTGATCACTCTAGAAACTGTCAAGGACTTAACGGGTGGTTTAGGTGCTCAAGTATCCGTGGCTGCAGTTAATGCGGTGAGATGGCTTGAAAGAAATTTAGGATTGTTAGACAGAAGTGGAAAGCCATACGAAGTGGCAATCGTTGCCTATGCTCTGCTACTTGCCAAAGCCTCGTCTGCGGAGTATGCCTTTGATATTTTAGCCAGGATGGCGAGGAGAGAAGACGGTCTCACTTATTGGGGGAGAGAAGTTGTCCCTCTGCCGCcacaaaaattagaaaatcagAAGCCGTTCTCTTTGCCACGTCTTCCATACGCTTATGATTCCGAAAACATTGAAACAACCGCTTACGCGCTTCTGGTGCACGTAGCTAGACAAGAAGTGATGACCGAACCTATTGTCAAATGGCTCAATGCCCAACGTTTGACCGATGGAGGGTGGGCCTCGACTCAAGACACCGCATGGGCTATGAAAGCTTTGATGGACTATACCGTAAGATCGAGAATCAGGGACGTCAGTTCCTTACAGGTCACTGTGGAAGCCACTGCTTTACCTGGGAAGACCAAGACGCTGTACGTAAACAACAAAAACTTGGCAAGACTCCAAACCATCGAG ATACCGGAGGCATGGGGTACAGTTAAAGTGCAAGCCAAAGGAGCTGGTTACGCCATATTACAAATGTCTGTCCAATACAATGTCGATATCAAGAAATTCCAAACACAACCACCTGTCAGAGCCTTTGATTTAGTGACCCGAGCTAATTTCCATGGAAGGAATCAGTCTCACATCACCTATACCAGCTGCCAAAA ATGGACAAATACCAACGAGTCCTCGCGCTCTGGGATGGCTGTTTTGGACGTCACAATCCCGACAGGATATATCATACAGCAACAGAACTTGGATAGATATATTTTGTCCAGGCAAGTTCGGCTCCTGCAACGCGCTCGCttccaagagaaaaaagtattattttatttcgattatttggACGAAGAGGAGACTTGCGTAAACTTTACAATCGAAAGGTGGTACCCTGTCGCCAATATGTCGAGATATTTACCTATTAGAGTTTACGATTATTACGCACCCG AACGTTTCAACGAAACTATATTTGACTCGTTACCGACGTACATTTTGAACATTTGCGAGGTCTGCGGCAGCTCCCAATGTCCGTATTGTCACATATACAACGGGGCTATACTTTTGGCTACTCCCACCGGATTCGTACTGATGCTTTCACTGGTCGTGACCATAACGAGGTACTTCAGAACACAACAATTTAACGTAGGGTAG
- the LOC105686607 gene encoding CD109 antigen isoform X2: protein MWWLTFAICLACAYGQVPDNVDPNRGTWNRYNENQDRDRDQNLGFGYRNSGGQNDNVIIKEATYFVVSSRMVRPDQIYRVAVNVLSSPLPLTIRSSIQWNGIEIAAAHEDVKEGIPETLMMRIPPTSITGDYRLRVEGLYNSLSGGQAFLNETKLTFSQRSMTIFIQLDKPVYMQGQTVRFRTIPINTELRTFNDPVDVYMLDPKGRIMRRWLSRQSNLGTVSLTYQLSDQPVFGEWKIQIIAQGQIEEKNFLVEEYYQTRFEVNVTMPAFFFDNDQYLHGIINANFTSGAPVRGNLTLKASFRPIDRLHSTSVQNEIPDKYFNFDEYYPAWFNKPDKFQYDRIPVLRFFNGTYNFKYPMQELLQYAPSLDRMEVTVTATVGERFLEEIITGYSTARIYNSSIKIHFFGGSPQVFKPPMPFHLNIVASFHDDSPLRQTQLTNARMEVRSDIEMRGGGRRSIDTQYLRPSAYSDAIWSMKIDLKSQLGLDDSPQRAQQVLNDVASMKIYAYLVDGEGYRAQSELLLLAHESPNHKQIKVSTSTENAKVGEYIILHVQTNYYIDYFNYIIMSKGTILLNDQESMQDNIRTLAIPLSPDMAPVATAVVYHVGRYGEVIADSLTFPVNGISRNNFTLFINNKKARTGENVEIAIYGEPGAYVGLSGIDRSFYTMQAGNELTYANVISKMAHFGEETNGTHFHSWLSHGGDPDEQVYFPSSTYGIDVNRTFEYIGLVVFTDAVIYRRPENCNRTQGFAECLTGRCYRIEKKCDGVLDCEDGTDEALCTQGNATELANFRKWRFNRIQRQYENVWLWKDINIGPHGRQIFNIDVPKRPVHWMVTAFSMSPTIGFGMLPKAIEYIGVLPFYINVEMPSNSKQGEQVGIRVSVFNYMKQHIEAIVVLADSKDYKFVHVEANGIVQSYRPRTSFGEHQFFIWIPAQDASVVYLPIVPTRLGDIKVHIYATTLIGRDQVTRTLHVEPDGLPQHRHQSILLDLSNRAYVFQYMHVNITETPIIPYDEDRYYIFGSNKAIISIVGDVVGPIFPTMPVNATSLIGLPMDSAEQNMFSFAANMYTTLHMRLLNQRNRTQEKDSFYYMNIGYQRQLSFMQMDGSFSLFRSDWNQSASSVWLTAYCARIFQEARFYEWENYLYIDPDVIAQSVSWILRHQTPEGSFYEITWLPDRKMNSSLNYFDDPIRHRNISLTAHCLITLETVKDLTGGLGAQVSVAAVNAVRWLERNLGLLDRSGKPYEVAIVAYALLLAKASSAEYAFDILARMARREDGLTYWGREVVPLPPQKLENQKPFSLPRLPYAYDSENIETTAYALLVHVARQEVMTEPIVKWLNAQRLTDGGWASTQDTAWAMKALMDYTVRSRIRDVSSLQVTVEATALPGKTKTLYVNNKNLARLQTIEIPEAWGTVKVQAKGAGYAILQMSVQYNVDIKKFQTQPPVRAFDLVTRANFHGRNQSHITYTSCQKWTNTNESSRSGMAVLDVTIPTGYIIQQQNLDRYILSRQVRLLQRARFQEKKVLFYFDYLDEEETCVNFTIERWYPVANMSRYLPIRVYDYYAPERFNETIFDSLPTYILNICEVCGSSQCPYCHIYNGAILLATPTGFVLMLSLVVTITRYFRTQQFNVG from the exons ATGTGGTGGCTAACATTTGCGATATGCTTAGCCTGTGCGTATGGGCAAGTACCTGATAATGTGGATCCAAATCGTGGCACATGGAACAGGTACAATGAAAATCAAGACCGAGATCGAGACCAGAATCTCGGTTTTGGATACAGAAATAGCGGTGGCCAGAATGACAATGTCATAATTAAAGAAGC gaCTTATTTCGTCGTTTCTTCACGCATGGTGCGCCCTGACCAAATATATCGAGTGGCCGTCAACGTGCTGTCAAGTCCGTTGCCTTTAACCATACGATCATCCATACAGTGGAACGGTATCGAAATAGCAGCTGCTCACGAAGATGTCAAAGAAGGAATACCAGAAACTTTGATGATGCGAATTCCACCGACATCGATCACAGGAGATTATAGACTTCGGGTTGAGGGATTGTACAACTCACTAAGCGGAGGTCAAGCTTTTcttaatgaaacaaaattgacATTCAGTCAGAGATCTATGACGATTTTCATACAACTCGATAAGCCTGTATACATGCAAGGACAAACCGTGAGATTTAGAACTATTCCCATCAATACAGAACTACGAACATTCAATGATCCCGTTGACGTATACATGCTTGATCCAAAGGGAAGAATAATGAGAAGATGGCTCAGTCGACAAAGTAACTTAGGGACTGTTTCCTTGACATATCAACTCTCCGATCAACCCGTATTTGGGGAATGGAAGATCCAGATCATAGCGCAGGGGCAGATAGAGGAGAAGAACTTTTTGGTTGAAGAATATTATCAAACGCGATTCGAAGTTAACGTGACAATGCCGGCATTCTTTTTCGACAATGATCAGTACCTTCATGGTATAATTAATGCTAATTTTACATCTGGAGCTCCGGTCAGAGGGAATCTCACATTAAAAGCAAGTTTTCGACCCATCGACAGATTGCATTCAACTTCGGTGCAAAATGAAATACCTGACAAATACTTTAACTTTGACGAATATTATCCGGCCTGGTTCAATAAACCGGACAAATTCCAGTATGACAGAATACCTGTCCTAAGATTTTTCAACGGCACTTATAACTTCAAGTACCCGATGCAAGAACTGCTTCAGTATGCTCCTTCTTTGGACAGGATGGAGGTTACAGTCACAGCAACCGTGGGAGAAAGATTCTTGGAAGAAATAATCACGGGATATTCTACAGCTAGGATTTACAACTCCAGCataaaaattcacttttttgGAGGTTCGCCGCAAGTTTTTAAACCACCCATGCCTTTCCATTTGAATATAGTTGCGTCCTTCCATGACGATTCACCTTTGAGACAAACTCAGCTGACAAATGCTAGAATGGAAGTGAGATCAGATATTGAAATGCGTGGAGGGGGCCGACGATCCATTGACACGCAATATTTGAGACCCAGTGCGTACAGCGATGCCATAtggtcgatgaaaattgatctcAAAAGCCAATTGGGACTCGACGATAGTCCGCAGAGAGCACAACAAGTGTTGAATGATGTTGcttcaatgaaaatatacgCTTACTTAGTCGATGGGGAAGGTTATAGAGCCCAGAGTGAATTGCTATTACTCGCTCACGAATCTCCAAATCATAAGCAAATCAAGGTCTCCACGTCAACAGAAAACGCCAAAGTCGGGGAGTACATCATCCTACACGTACAGACTAATTATTACATCGACTATTTCAACTACATCATAATGTCTAAAGGAACAATTTTACTCAACGATCAAGAGAGTATGCAAGATAATATTAGGACTCTGGCGATACCACTGAGTCCGGATATGGCTCCGGTAGCCACAGCTGTAGTTTATCACGTGGGACGTTACGGAGAAGTCATTGCCGACTCCTTGACGTTTCCCGTCAATGGTATTTCCAGGAACAATTTCACTCTGTTCATAAACAACAAGAAGGCAAGGACGGGTGAAAACGTTGAGATCGCAATTTACGGAGAGCCCGGAGCTTACGTTGGTTTATCTGGTATCGACAGATCGTTTTATACGATGCAAGCTGGTAACGAGTTGACCTATGCCAATGTCATATCTAAGATGGCTCACTTTGGCGAAGAGACAAATGGCACTCACTTTCACTCGTGGTTGTCCCATGGAGGAGATCCTGATGAGCAGGTATATTTTCCATCATCGACTTACGGAATCGACGTTAACAGAACTTTCGAATATATTGGTTTGGTAGTCTTCACTGACGCTGTCATATACAGAAGACCCGAGAATTGTAACAGGACTCAAGGTTTTGCGGAATGCTTGACCGGCAGATGTTACAGGATAGAGAAAAAGTGTGACGGAGTATTGGACTGCGAAGATGGGACGGATGAAGCACTGTGTACTCAAGGAAATGCGACAGAGCTTGCCAACTTCAGAAAATGGAGATTCAACAGGATTCAAAGGCAGTACGAAAACGTCTGGCTATGGAAAGACATCAACATCGGACCTCATGGGAGGCAGATATTCAATATCGATGTACCCAAAAGGCCTGTCCATTGGATGGTCACAGCCTTCAGCATGAGCCCTACAATTGGATTTGGGATGTTGCCAAAGGCCATAGAATATATCGGAGTGTTGCCTTTTTACATCAACGTTGAAATGCCAAGTAACAGTAAACAAGGAGAACAGGTTGGAATTCGAGTTTCAGTTTTCAATTACATGAAACAGCACATCGAGGCAATTGTGGTGTTGGCGGATTCGAAGGATTATAAATTCGTGCATGTCGAAGCAAACGGTATCGTACAATCTTACAGGCCTAGAACCTCGTTCGGTGAACATCAATTCTTCATTTGGATACCTGCACAGGATGCTTCGGTTGTTTATTTACCGATAGTACCCACGAGACTAGGAGATATCAAGGTTCACATATACGCAACTACACTCATCGGCAGAGATCAAGTGACGCGCACTCTACACGTTGAGCCTGATGGTCTGCCTCAGCATCGACATCAGTCGATACTCCTTGACTTGAGTAATCGAGCATACGTTTTCCAGTACATGCATGTTAATATCACCGAAACACCGATTATACCTTACGACGAAGATCGTTACTATATATTTGGTTCGAACAAGGCAATAATAAGTATTGTCGGTGACGTGGTTGGTCCAATATTCCCCACAATGCCTGTAAATGCTACGAGTTTAATCGGCCTTCCTATGGACAGTGCGGAGCAAAACATGTTCAGTTTTGCTGCGAATATGTACACGACTCTCCATATGAGATTGTTGAATCAGCGTAATAGGACCCAAGAAAAGGACAGCTTTTACTACATGAACATCGGATATCAAAGACAATTATCATTCATGCAAATGGACGGATCGTTCAGTTTGTTCAGAAGCGACTGGAATCAATCAGCTTCGAGCGTTTGGTTGACAGCTTACTGCGCTAGGATATTCCAAGAGGCGCGATTTTATGAATGGGAAAATTATCTGTACATCGATCCAGATGTAATTGCGCAATCGGTTTCATGGATACTGCGGCATCAAACGCCAGAGGGTTCCTTCTACGAAATAACATGGCTGCCTGATCGCAAGATGAACAGCTCTCTCAATTATTTCGACGATCCCATCCGACATAGAAACATATCGCTGACTGCCCATTGTTTGATCACTCTAGAAACTGTCAAGGACTTAACGGGTGGTTTAGGTGCTCAAGTATCCGTGGCTGCAGTTAATGCGGTGAGATGGCTTGAAAGAAATTTAGGATTGTTAGACAGAAGTGGAAAGCCATACGAAGTGGCAATCGTTGCCTATGCTCTGCTACTTGCCAAAGCCTCGTCTGCGGAGTATGCCTTTGATATTTTAGCCAGGATGGCGAGGAGAGAAGACGGTCTCACTTATTGGGGGAGAGAAGTTGTCCCTCTGCCGCcacaaaaattagaaaatcagAAGCCGTTCTCTTTGCCACGTCTTCCATACGCTTATGATTCCGAAAACATTGAAACAACCGCTTACGCGCTTCTGGTGCACGTAGCTAGACAAGAAGTGATGACCGAACCTATTGTCAAATGGCTCAATGCCCAACGTTTGACCGATGGAGGGTGGGCCTCGACTCAAGACACCGCATGGGCTATGAAAGCTTTGATGGACTATACCGTAAGATCGAGAATCAGGGACGTCAGTTCCTTACAGGTCACTGTGGAAGCCACTGCTTTACCTGGGAAGACCAAGACGCTGTACGTAAACAACAAAAACTTGGCAAGACTCCAAACCATCGAG ATACCGGAGGCATGGGGTACAGTTAAAGTGCAAGCCAAAGGAGCTGGTTACGCCATATTACAAATGTCTGTCCAATACAATGTCGATATCAAGAAATTCCAAACACAACCACCTGTCAGAGCCTTTGATTTAGTGACCCGAGCTAATTTCCATGGAAGGAATCAGTCTCACATCACCTATACCAGCTGCCAAAA ATGGACAAATACCAACGAGTCCTCGCGCTCTGGGATGGCTGTTTTGGACGTCACAATCCCGACAGGATATATCATACAGCAACAGAACTTGGATAGATATATTTTGTCCAGGCAAGTTCGGCTCCTGCAACGCGCTCGCttccaagagaaaaaagtattattttatttcgattatttggACGAAGAGGAGACTTGCGTAAACTTTACAATCGAAAGGTGGTACCCTGTCGCCAATATGTCGAGATATTTACCTATTAGAGTTTACGATTATTACGCACCCG AACGTTTCAACGAAACTATATTTGACTCGTTACCGACGTACATTTTGAACATTTGCGAGGTCTGCGGCAGCTCCCAATGTCCGTATTGTCACATATACAACGGGGCTATACTTTTGGCTACTCCCACCGGATTCGTACTGATGCTTTCACTGGTCGTGACCATAACGAGGTACTTCAGAACACAACAATTTAACGTAGGGTAG